A portion of the Leptospirales bacterium genome contains these proteins:
- a CDS encoding carbohydrate-binding module 48, which translates to MTYRFRLFSALFLAMLICSLAPWPGGLRAEGWEGGYNSSDSGLEDIAQDGRGGLVHTLHQLQTLRRAVAPRYVRIIDTNYAAATGHYLLRGILFTYYGYRARDVLIAGDFNNWQRLPMHRNRNGVYYLVLPVREVELGQQVQRYRYKFLVDNIWTADPTHRNNEDDGLGGYRSVFYLGQTDVNRQATVRVLREERPGDERLVEFAIYQPAARNISLVGDFNNWNPENDILEKGSDGIFRLRLRLRPGAYLYKFVADGRWILDTYNEETRYQQDIRELASYLELR; encoded by the coding sequence ATGACTTACAGATTTCGCCTCTTTTCTGCGCTTTTCCTGGCAATGTTGATCTGCTCGCTGGCGCCGTGGCCCGGCGGACTGCGCGCCGAAGGCTGGGAGGGAGGCTACAATTCCAGCGATTCGGGCCTGGAGGACATCGCACAGGATGGCCGCGGCGGTCTGGTCCACACCCTGCATCAATTGCAGACCCTGCGACGCGCTGTGGCGCCGCGCTATGTGCGCATCATCGACACCAACTACGCTGCAGCGACCGGCCACTATTTGCTGCGGGGTATTCTGTTTACCTACTACGGCTATCGAGCTCGGGATGTGCTGATTGCCGGCGACTTTAACAACTGGCAGCGACTGCCGATGCATCGCAATCGCAACGGAGTCTACTATCTGGTGCTGCCGGTTCGCGAGGTGGAGCTTGGCCAGCAGGTTCAGAGGTATCGTTACAAGTTTCTGGTCGATAACATCTGGACCGCCGATCCCACACACCGTAACAATGAAGATGATGGTCTCGGCGGATATCGATCCGTCTTCTATCTGGGCCAGACCGATGTAAACCGACAGGCCACAGTGCGCGTTCTGCGCGAGGAGCGCCCGGGCGATGAGCGACTTGTCGAGTTCGCGATCTATCAGCCGGCGGCGCGAAATATCTCGCTGGTCGGCGATTTCAACAACTGGAACCCTGAAAACGATATCCTGGAAAAAGGTTCGGATGGCATCTTCCGGCTGCGACTTCGCTTGCGGCCGGGCGCCTACCTTTACAAGTTCGTAGCGGACGGGCGATGGATTCTCGATACCTACAACGAAGAGACTCGCTACCAGCAAGATATTCGCGAGCTGGCTTCCTATCTCGAGCTGCGCTGA
- a CDS encoding WecB/TagA/CpsF family glycosyltransferase: MLSPVATEGSVLSIESAKEDRDYLLEYKSIDLTSLRREDLLDAPIDNVSRDEAIGAALDMIEKRSGPHHILFLDPIKLMRLRSSRKLSFIFDQARLILPDGAGLLWAARKLGHPLKERIPMIAFLMDLVRLAAKNNLTIYLLGSRMENLERVFFNLTRSFPGVRIIGRQEGYFTREREMLIKESLRKSAPDIILIGMGFPFQEMWIRDNWQYLSHGVVVGVDGAFDVLAGKERKAPDYFQLRGIAWLWRTISRPWLLDRVFATVYFYMATIWRSLRRRK; the protein is encoded by the coding sequence ATCCTGAGCCCCGTGGCAACCGAGGGAAGCGTCTTGTCGATTGAGTCGGCCAAAGAGGACCGGGATTATCTCCTGGAATACAAGTCCATTGACCTCACCTCGCTGCGGCGCGAGGACCTGCTGGACGCGCCCATCGATAATGTCAGTCGCGACGAGGCCATTGGCGCTGCGCTGGATATGATCGAAAAGCGGAGCGGGCCGCACCATATCCTTTTCCTGGATCCGATCAAGCTGATGCGTCTGCGCTCCAGTCGCAAACTGAGCTTCATCTTCGATCAAGCGCGATTGATATTACCCGATGGCGCCGGTTTGCTCTGGGCGGCGCGAAAGCTGGGGCATCCGCTCAAAGAGCGCATACCTATGATTGCTTTCCTGATGGATCTGGTACGACTGGCGGCAAAAAACAATCTGACGATCTACCTGCTTGGATCACGGATGGAGAACCTCGAACGAGTCTTCTTCAACCTGACCAGAAGCTTTCCCGGAGTGCGCATCATTGGCCGGCAGGAGGGCTACTTTACTCGCGAGCGCGAGATGCTGATCAAGGAATCGCTGCGCAAATCAGCGCCAGACATTATCCTGATTGGCATGGGCTTCCCCTTTCAAGAGATGTGGATTCGGGATAACTGGCAGTATCTTTCTCATGGCGTTGTTGTGGGAGTGGATGGCGCCTTCGATGTGTTGGCTGGCAAAGAGCGCAAAGCGCCGGACTACTTTCAATTGCGCGGAATCGCCTGGCTGTGGCGAACTATTTCACGTCCCTGGCTTCTGGATCGCGTTTTTGCTACGGTCTATTTCTACATGGCGACGATCTGGCGTTCGCTGCGCCGCCGAAAGTAG
- a CDS encoding thiamine phosphate synthase, translating to MGRLLFRSGIYPLLDYDLCQRMSLRCEEVLQYWQRLGLSHYQLRAKSLSSDAYLDLARRCRQSAPALVMLANDYAALALDQPLLFGGVHLGQEDWQQLSADLRRRLLHPPCGFLSGLSCHNFRQLQEALAYERWSYLALGPCFSLSGKPGATTPLLGQPGLSAALSGLRAVRPPRRHPLPAIVFIGGIDAKRLSALLPEFKRGGFSPILAMIAAALPGGDLPLMRRMLAAYID from the coding sequence GTGGGACGGCTGCTCTTTCGCTCCGGAATCTATCCGCTGCTGGACTATGACCTCTGCCAGCGCATGAGTCTGCGCTGCGAGGAAGTGCTGCAGTACTGGCAAAGGCTGGGACTCAGTCACTATCAATTGCGCGCCAAATCACTTTCGTCAGACGCCTACCTGGACCTTGCCCGCCGCTGTCGACAGTCTGCGCCGGCGTTGGTTATGCTGGCCAATGATTACGCGGCGCTTGCTCTGGATCAGCCGCTACTATTTGGCGGCGTGCACCTGGGCCAGGAGGACTGGCAGCAACTATCCGCCGACTTGCGCCGGCGCTTGCTCCACCCGCCTTGCGGCTTTTTGAGCGGGCTTTCTTGCCACAATTTTCGGCAACTGCAGGAGGCGCTGGCCTATGAGCGTTGGAGCTATCTGGCGCTGGGGCCATGCTTTTCGCTTTCGGGCAAGCCCGGCGCTACGACTCCGCTGCTGGGCCAGCCGGGCCTCAGCGCGGCTCTGTCGGGGCTGCGTGCGGTCCGGCCCCCGCGTCGGCATCCTCTGCCAGCCATCGTGTTTATTGGAGGAATTGACGCCAAACGGCTGTCTGCGCTCTTGCCTGAATTCAAGCGGGGCGGCTTCAGTCCTATTCTGGCCATGATTGCGGCAGCACTGCCTGGCGGTGATCTACCCCTGATGCGCCGGATGCTGGCTGCCTACATTGATTGA
- the thiS gene encoding sulfur carrier protein ThiS gives MQVNGEERDLAQLGAVNLLDLVRALGIDPRLIAAQLNGAIIPRGAWADTALQNDDCVELIRFVGGG, from the coding sequence ATGCAGGTCAATGGAGAGGAACGCGATCTTGCCCAGCTGGGCGCCGTCAATTTGCTCGATCTTGTCCGGGCATTGGGCATCGACCCGCGCCTGATCGCCGCACAGCTGAATGGCGCCATTATCCCGCGCGGCGCATGGGCTGATACCGCATTGCAAAATGACGATTGCGTCGAGTTGATTCGTTTTGTTGGCGGCGGTTAG
- a CDS encoding MotA/TolQ/ExbB proton channel family protein produces MALRRPAIYLIALLTLLIAFYVAGAQSTPPPDATPSPSAPLSAPAAAPETHNEETIWQVIVKGGWTMVPLALISTLIAGFSLERYFFFRRRKLDASFYHEKVQDALRKDGIKGVEQLIAADDRLIARILRSGLSYSERGAARMERELSGVAQVEIGNLERGLNLLANLGNLAPLLGFLGTVVGMRHSFLQFVLQAAPTAQDLAGGVEEALITTVAGLMIAIPTYLIYNLFIFKIDTFTNEVERCSQLVLARVE; encoded by the coding sequence ATGGCCTTACGCCGCCCCGCCATCTATTTGATCGCGCTGCTCACGTTGTTGATCGCCTTTTACGTGGCCGGCGCGCAGTCGACGCCGCCGCCAGACGCAACGCCGTCGCCGTCAGCGCCGCTTTCCGCGCCAGCCGCAGCGCCGGAAACGCACAACGAGGAGACCATCTGGCAGGTAATAGTCAAAGGCGGCTGGACGATGGTCCCTCTGGCCTTGATCTCCACTCTAATTGCCGGATTCTCTCTAGAACGCTACTTTTTCTTTCGGCGCCGCAAACTTGACGCCTCATTCTACCATGAGAAAGTGCAAGATGCTCTGCGCAAAGATGGCATCAAAGGAGTCGAACAGCTTATTGCCGCGGACGACCGTTTGATTGCACGGATCCTGCGATCCGGATTGAGCTACAGCGAGCGCGGCGCCGCGCGGATGGAACGCGAATTGAGCGGCGTAGCTCAGGTCGAGATTGGCAATCTCGAACGCGGCCTCAATTTACTGGCCAATCTGGGCAATCTTGCGCCGCTGCTTGGGTTTCTGGGCACGGTCGTGGGTATGCGTCACAGCTTCCTCCAATTTGTTCTGCAGGCGGCGCCCACAGCGCAAGATCTTGCTGGCGGCGTGGAGGAAGCTTTGATTACAACGGTAGCCGGGCTGATGATCGCCATCCCCACCTACCTGATCTACAACTTGTTCATCTTCAAGATCGACACCTTTACGAACGAGGTGGAGCGCTGCTCGCAATTGGTCCTTGCTCGCGTCGAGTAG
- a CDS encoding biopolymer transporter ExbD — MRLKSKRRYLEEIPLASTADIAFLLIVFYLAASSLLEFRGVMLPLPIKDAPPMEILKKDIFRITINGAGQLIREGERVEWSQLEREVRDQRSHNKDIAAIISVSAQAPVEVVPRLIHLLQQCQVQRLSIAMEGR, encoded by the coding sequence GTGCGACTGAAAAGCAAACGCCGATATCTGGAGGAAATTCCGCTGGCAAGCACTGCCGATATTGCCTTCCTCCTGATCGTCTTCTACCTGGCGGCAAGTTCGCTGCTGGAATTCCGCGGCGTGATGCTGCCATTGCCTATCAAAGATGCGCCGCCAATGGAAATCCTGAAAAAGGATATCTTCCGAATTACGATCAATGGCGCCGGCCAATTGATTCGCGAGGGGGAGCGCGTTGAATGGTCGCAGCTGGAGCGCGAAGTGCGCGACCAACGCTCGCACAATAAGGACATCGCAGCAATCATCAGTGTTTCGGCGCAGGCCCCGGTGGAGGTTGTACCGCGCCTGATCCATTTGCTGCAGCAATGTCAGGTGCAGCGGCTTTCCATCGCCATGGAGGGACGCTGA
- a CDS encoding biopolymer transporter ExbD, whose protein sequence is MIQRKRRRAEGIPLSAMGDIAFLLMIFYMATTLVTDQKPREVDSPRLDDAANMSSPYPLVIYVDREMAQQGKAYFFNQATPLDDLPAMVQERAALAPAAVRVYLTIERGLPYQHMNAVIQALREAGVKNLVITTRPEEGR, encoded by the coding sequence ATGATTCAACGCAAACGCCGGCGCGCGGAGGGCATTCCGCTGAGCGCCATGGGCGACATCGCCTTCCTGTTGATGATCTTTTACATGGCTACCACGCTGGTCACTGACCAGAAGCCGCGCGAGGTCGATAGCCCCCGTCTTGATGATGCCGCCAACATGTCATCGCCTTATCCGCTCGTCATCTATGTTGACCGCGAGATGGCCCAACAAGGGAAGGCCTACTTCTTCAATCAAGCGACGCCGCTCGATGATCTTCCCGCAATGGTTCAGGAACGAGCGGCCCTCGCGCCGGCGGCCGTGCGCGTCTATTTGACTATTGAGCGCGGCCTTCCCTACCAGCACATGAACGCCGTCATACAAGCGTTGCGTGAAGCAGGCGTCAAAAACCTGGTAATTACAACGCGTCCGGAGGAAGGTCGCTGA
- a CDS encoding energy transducer TonB — translation MARRLNWIAARTRHWTLREWSAIGIALQLLLTLFYQVGVWLWPRGAIHPEALQLSVDMSYVEFRPPEEVRPADSQELSDRIQEVDQTQTEVNWNNAVDPALDVNQRYVALLDVNRDANDYPRAARLANLGRVTVAVRLYIDGSGRIRDVKIRRISSDGDAHRPFQADFAASVRNVLLNKTRVKSRPYIVDGQARDIVWDTVIAFTLDQ, via the coding sequence ATGGCGCGACGGCTGAACTGGATCGCGGCGCGCACGCGGCACTGGACGCTGCGCGAATGGTCAGCGATTGGAATTGCTTTGCAACTGTTGCTGACCTTGTTTTATCAGGTCGGCGTCTGGCTCTGGCCTCGCGGCGCGATTCATCCGGAAGCATTGCAACTCAGCGTGGATATGTCCTACGTTGAATTTCGGCCCCCGGAAGAAGTGCGTCCGGCAGACTCGCAGGAGCTATCTGATCGTATTCAGGAAGTAGATCAGACGCAAACGGAGGTGAACTGGAATAACGCGGTCGATCCGGCGCTTGATGTCAATCAGCGCTACGTAGCCTTGCTCGATGTCAATCGCGATGCCAATGACTATCCCCGGGCCGCACGACTCGCCAATCTTGGCCGCGTGACTGTGGCTGTTCGCCTCTATATTGACGGCAGCGGTCGCATTCGGGACGTTAAGATCCGCCGTATCAGCAGCGATGGCGACGCCCACCGTCCCTTTCAGGCCGATTTTGCAGCCTCCGTGCGCAATGTATTGCTCAATAAAACGCGTGTAAAAAGCCGCCCCTACATCGTCGATGGACAGGCGCGCGATATTGTCTGGGACACGGTGATTGCCTTTACGCTCGATCAATAG
- a CDS encoding O-antigen ligase family protein, with the protein MNRRLDEASAVAATAAICCMAVSISFTQIFLWLALLLGGAAMALRRQAPGTVAVADRQTKNTRAPAYRLWFSEAIPLCFGAALYLFLIFSALFAGLRQEALPEVLRHAWRQEWTDIPLYLFGLLVYRHASDPVQRRWLMWGALVFAALTALSGFAGLFSEYRLARLATGHGFSPSAHNRPQHPLLTLGPLTVYRTIGLMNTRLTFAGLAMLAWPILAMGGAGVWLLRRTAARLFCTTLLLLLLLALAANGTRSALIGTMSAIALLACALFIAIWRNLSLRLPGYWRNTLAVGIVVASLGCATWLWLEGGEFAHSISLRHTDFYRPIIWRGAGQAILDHPWTGVGAGQFEATAWRWRNAYLLLHPQLLYYFQNSPAMHAHNDLLHFSAVGGISAGLAFLFLCASIAAQLPLTGLVVEQWRRAAPLLAALLGVFLAGLAQCYMLDDENVVVFWSLCALALRLRSTSSISAD; encoded by the coding sequence GTGAATCGGCGTCTGGACGAGGCCAGCGCTGTGGCAGCGACGGCGGCCATTTGCTGCATGGCCGTCTCCATCAGTTTTACGCAGATTTTTCTGTGGCTGGCGTTACTGCTGGGCGGTGCAGCAATGGCGCTTCGTCGACAGGCGCCGGGGACCGTTGCCGTTGCCGACCGGCAAACGAAGAATACCAGAGCGCCGGCTTATCGGCTTTGGTTCAGCGAGGCAATTCCGCTATGTTTCGGCGCCGCACTTTATTTATTTCTGATTTTCAGCGCGCTGTTTGCCGGCCTGCGTCAGGAAGCGCTGCCGGAGGTCCTGCGTCATGCCTGGCGCCAGGAGTGGACGGACATTCCGCTCTATCTTTTTGGCTTATTGGTCTATCGACACGCCAGTGATCCGGTGCAAAGACGATGGTTGATGTGGGGCGCACTGGTCTTTGCCGCGTTGACGGCGCTCAGCGGATTTGCTGGCCTCTTTAGCGAGTATCGGCTGGCGCGTCTGGCCACCGGCCACGGCTTCAGCCCGAGCGCACACAATCGACCACAACACCCGCTGTTGACCCTTGGCCCGCTGACTGTGTATCGGACCATTGGCTTGATGAATACCAGACTGACCTTTGCCGGTCTGGCCATGCTGGCGTGGCCCATTCTGGCGATGGGCGGCGCCGGAGTCTGGCTGCTGCGCCGCACTGCAGCCCGCCTGTTCTGCACGACGCTGCTGCTTTTGCTGCTCCTCGCTCTAGCTGCAAACGGAACGCGCAGCGCGCTGATTGGAACGATGAGCGCTATTGCCCTGCTCGCTTGCGCTTTGTTTATCGCTATTTGGCGCAACTTGTCCTTGCGGCTGCCAGGTTACTGGCGCAATACCCTTGCAGTCGGAATTGTCGTCGCTTCCCTGGGGTGCGCAACGTGGCTGTGGCTAGAGGGCGGTGAATTTGCGCACTCGATTTCGCTCCGCCATACTGACTTCTATCGGCCGATTATCTGGCGCGGCGCTGGCCAAGCTATTCTCGACCATCCGTGGACGGGCGTCGGCGCCGGCCAATTTGAAGCTACTGCCTGGCGATGGCGAAACGCCTACCTCTTGCTTCATCCGCAATTGCTCTATTACTTTCAAAACTCGCCAGCGATGCATGCCCACAATGACTTGTTGCACTTCAGCGCAGTGGGCGGAATTTCCGCCGGCCTCGCCTTTCTGTTCTTGTGCGCCAGCATCGCGGCACAGCTACCGCTGACAGGCCTGGTAGTCGAACAGTGGCGCCGGGCAGCGCCGCTTCTGGCGGCGTTGCTTGGCGTATTTCTGGCCGGACTGGCGCAGTGCTATATGCTGGATGATGAGAATGTCGTAGTATTCTGGAGTCTTTGCGCCCTTGCCCTGCGCCTGCGCTCTACATCGAGCATCAGCGCGGACTGA
- a CDS encoding tetratricopeptide repeat protein codes for MSCAIKKPARSALLLGLCLALSGPGTALLAQRPETFDTAANPPPQNLDEQLRAAYAAEAVGELETAAELYRNFFDRGGGGGYAHASYARLLIRQSRFAQAMDHAAAALAQTPEDADHYSLAAQALRLNGRVTEAEQTLLLAATRFPDQAEPVLGMADFYQETNRSLLASAYYAYLLRLSADAGSRGAEYRSIALWRLAENDHKRGRAALARSALAEYVASNPDRLYARSWYADQFAYRQGRFSEAALEIDRLLELPPERLREQNVDLRYLRSLRLRMHYLADRSSFMEEVRELRNGGQLNALEQGLLLERSGQDEQALPLLLAVVRQYEREYAAWVGILRIIERSRRLDLESRQLLHLALIELRLGRSELAWPRIDRLFAIRTVDANQAPPADVLHRLRAMALENDGQNLRSALAWRRSAELAAMRQSMPDQISALLARAEALRRAGFSWATSALQASEQARSLTPDSESAVLQTASLYFWSANGDPAILERGLALLEQSPAVVATKQGALLRARLLYEAGRTDEALAVARQVIAAAPEMSDAQNFAGYLLAEENLELPEARRYLEFALQNEGDDPHILDSLGWLEYREGQLPRARLTLAAAIAVMERRGETSAEAFWHLAKAEEGLGRGAAAEEWKRRARLLLEGTSGPSFRVERRVRRELGL; via the coding sequence GTGAGCTGCGCAATAAAAAAGCCGGCTAGGTCGGCCTTACTGCTGGGCTTGTGCCTGGCGTTGTCTGGCCCGGGCACAGCGCTCCTGGCACAGCGGCCTGAGACCTTTGATACAGCAGCCAACCCGCCGCCGCAGAATCTTGACGAACAGCTGCGCGCCGCCTACGCCGCAGAGGCTGTCGGCGAGTTGGAGACCGCAGCCGAACTCTACCGGAATTTCTTCGACCGTGGCGGCGGGGGCGGCTATGCTCATGCCAGCTACGCCCGACTTCTGATTCGGCAATCGCGCTTTGCGCAGGCAATGGATCACGCGGCCGCCGCTCTGGCTCAAACGCCCGAGGATGCTGACCACTACAGTCTTGCGGCGCAGGCCCTGCGACTCAACGGGCGTGTTACGGAAGCCGAACAGACTCTGCTGCTTGCCGCGACGCGTTTTCCCGATCAGGCCGAACCAGTGCTGGGAATGGCCGACTTTTATCAGGAAACCAATCGCAGTCTCCTGGCTTCCGCCTACTATGCTTACTTGCTCCGTCTTTCCGCGGATGCCGGCAGTCGCGGAGCAGAATACCGAAGCATCGCTTTGTGGCGCCTGGCGGAGAATGATCATAAGCGCGGACGGGCAGCGCTTGCGCGTTCCGCCCTCGCTGAATACGTTGCAAGCAATCCCGACCGTCTTTATGCGCGGTCCTGGTATGCAGATCAGTTTGCCTACCGCCAGGGGAGATTCTCAGAGGCCGCTCTTGAGATCGACCGGCTGCTGGAATTGCCGCCGGAGCGGTTGCGCGAGCAAAACGTCGATCTACGCTATCTGCGCTCGCTTCGGCTGCGCATGCACTATCTGGCCGATCGCAGCTCCTTTATGGAAGAGGTGCGAGAACTACGCAATGGCGGCCAGCTGAATGCACTGGAGCAGGGCTTGTTGCTGGAGCGTAGCGGACAGGATGAACAGGCTTTGCCGCTGCTGCTGGCTGTCGTGCGCCAGTATGAGCGCGAGTACGCTGCATGGGTAGGGATCTTGCGAATCATTGAGCGCAGCCGCCGACTGGATCTGGAATCCAGGCAATTGCTGCATCTGGCGTTGATTGAACTTCGTCTGGGTCGCAGCGAGCTGGCGTGGCCTCGTATCGATCGATTGTTTGCTATTCGGACGGTCGATGCCAATCAAGCGCCGCCGGCCGATGTCTTGCATCGCCTGCGTGCGATGGCCCTGGAGAATGACGGCCAGAACCTGCGCAGTGCGCTTGCCTGGCGCCGCAGCGCCGAACTTGCTGCCATGCGGCAGTCGATGCCGGACCAGATCAGCGCACTGCTGGCGCGCGCTGAGGCCTTGCGACGGGCCGGCTTTAGCTGGGCGACTTCGGCTTTGCAGGCCAGCGAGCAAGCAAGAAGCCTGACGCCGGACTCTGAATCGGCCGTCTTGCAAACAGCGTCGCTTTACTTCTGGAGCGCAAATGGCGACCCAGCTATACTGGAGCGCGGCCTTGCGCTGCTGGAGCAATCGCCTGCTGTCGTCGCCACCAAACAAGGCGCTCTGCTGCGAGCGCGACTGCTGTACGAGGCGGGTCGTACTGATGAGGCCCTGGCCGTTGCTCGCCAGGTCATTGCGGCAGCGCCCGAAATGAGCGACGCTCAGAATTTCGCCGGCTACCTGCTGGCCGAGGAGAATCTGGAACTCCCTGAAGCGCGCCGCTACCTGGAATTTGCGCTGCAAAATGAAGGCGACGATCCGCATATCCTGGACAGCCTTGGATGGCTGGAGTATCGCGAGGGACAGCTGCCGCGGGCGCGGCTGACGCTGGCGGCAGCTATTGCGGTGATGGAGCGACGCGGCGAAACCAGCGCCGAGGCCTTCTGGCACCTCGCAAAAGCAGAAGAAGGCCTTGGCCGCGGTGCAGCAGCAGAGGAGTGGAAGCGTCGGGCCAGGCTCTTGCTGGAGGGGACCAGCGGACCTTCGTTTCGAGTCGAACGCAGAGTGCGGCGCGAGCTTGGATTGTAA